The following coding sequences lie in one Glycine soja cultivar W05 chromosome 16, ASM419377v2, whole genome shotgun sequence genomic window:
- the LOC114390319 gene encoding myb-related protein 305-like, whose protein sequence is MDKKQLCNTSQDPEVRKGPWTMEEDLILINYIANHGEGVWNSLAKAAGLKRTGKSCRLRWLNYLRPDVRRGNITPEEQLLIMELHAKWGNRWSKIAKHLPGRTDNEIKNYWRTRIQKHIKQAENFQQQISNNSEINDHQASTSHVSTMAEPMETYSPPFYQGMLEPFSSIQFPTINPDQSSCCTNDNNNSINYWSMEDIWSMQLLNGD, encoded by the exons ATGGATAAAAAACAACTGTGCAACACGTCTCAAGATCCTGAAGTGAGAAAAGGACCTTGGACGATGGAAGAAGACTTGATCTTGATCAACTATATTGCAAATCATGGGGAAGGTGTTtggaattctttggccaaagcTGCTG GTCTCAAACGTACCGGAAAGAGTTGCCGGCTAAGGTGGCTAAACTACCTCCGTCCTGATGTTAGAAGAGGGAATATTACACCCGAGGAACAACTTTTGATCATGGAGCTTCACGCAAAGTGGGGAAAcag GTGGTCCAAAATTGCCAAGCATCTACCTGGTAGGACAGATAATGAGATCAAGAACTATTGGAGGACCAGGATCCAGAAGCACATCAAGCAAGCTGAGAACTTTCAGCAACAAATCAGCAATAACTCTGAGATAAATGATCACCAAGCTAGCACTAGCCATGTTTCTACCATGGCTGAACCCATGGAGACCTATTCTCCACCCTTTTATCAAGGAATGTTAGAGCCATTTTCTTCAATTCAGTTCCCCACAATTAATCCTGATCAATCCAGTTGTTGTACCaatgacaacaacaacagcattAACTATTGGAGCATGGAGGATATCTGGTCAATGCAGTTACTGAACGGGGATTAA